The Drosophila mauritiana strain mau12 chromosome 2R, ASM438214v1, whole genome shotgun sequence genome has a segment encoding these proteins:
- the LOC117138044 gene encoding uncharacterized protein LOC117138044 yields the protein MFFKKCCFFLPLNVGCIIIGAIFITFHVGELITHSDDTIFIKQVSHKWWAPVIMSPILTIGTLSSILLVYAASKSKRGFVLMWIIIYAIILSLYFIMAVVQLVRSKPSPIILAVQVFIIVGLVYSLLIVMAFYRYLSSVDSDDSI from the exons ATGTTTTTCAAAAAGTGCTGCTTTTTCCTGCCCCTCAACGTGGGTTGCATAATCATTGGAGCCATCTTCATAACCTTTCACGTTGGTGAGCTGATAACGCATTCGGATGACACCATTTTCATCAAGCAAGTGTCCCACAAATGGTGGGCACCCGTCATCATGTCCCCGATCCTGACTATTGGAACTCTCAGCTCCATACTCCTAGTCTATGCTGCTTCGAAG AGCAAGCGAGGCTTTGTCCTTATGTGGATAATCATCTATGCAATCATACTATCCTTGTACTTCATAATGGCCGTTGTCCAGTTGGTCAGGTCGAAACCTTCGCCGATTATATTGGCCGTTCAGGTGTTCATCATAG TTGGTCTCGTTTATTCCCTGCTAATAGTTATGGCTTTTTATCGATATTTGAGCAGTGTGGATTCTGACGATTCAATTTGA
- the LOC117138045 gene encoding uncharacterized protein LOC117138045, giving the protein MACRCRYLKQIFTKCCYCYSLRFGVLLFGCIFLTWFIYITIGTGFMMECIFPDEYQRSLIPAPAALKATMVFSFFGIIVSAMLCLGVHNNNEMLFLPFLVFTPIWIIVHIFALTVYSFNTVIIILTVITMLLLVYAWLVVWSYYIELLFAYEDELETGYV; this is encoded by the exons ATGGCCTGTCGCTGCAGATATCTGAAGCAGATCTTTACCAAGTGCTGCTACTGCTATTCCCTGCGTTTCGGTGTGCTGCTCTTCGGATGCATTTTTCTGACCTGGTTCATTTACATCACCATCGGCACTGGCTTCATGATGGAGTGCATCTTCCCGGATGAGTATCAGAGGTCCCTTATCCCAGCACCGGCGGCTCTCAAGGCCACCATGGTCTTCTCCTTCTTCGGCATCATAGTTTCGGCCATGCTCTGCCTGGGAGTGCACAAT AACAACGAGATGCTCTTCCTGCCATTTTTGGTTTTCACACCCATTTGGATAATTGTGCACATTTTTGCCCTGACCGTTTACAGCTTTAATACCGTCATCATCATCCTGACTGTCATCACAATGT TACTTTTAGTGTATGCCTGGCTGGTGGTTTGGTCCTACTACATAGAACTGCTCTTCGCCTACGAAGATGAGCTGGAAACCGGTTatgtgtaa